One Mycolicibacterium fortuitum subsp. fortuitum genomic window carries:
- a CDS encoding DUF1295 domain-containing protein yields MNLLAVTAISLATLAIVHGATFVIGRHLGRYNVVDVAWGVGFIVVAAVSAVLGTGDPFRRILLLVLITLWAGRLSWHMVLKSAGKGEDPRYQELLGGDYSVGHVLRKVFVIQGAATWFVSLPVQLSSTLGPTPAALRPVLIAGVAIWAVGLAFEAVGDHQLRRFKSDPAHRGAIMDRGLWAWTRHPNYFGDSCVWWGLWLVTICSWLSLATVLSPVLMTYFLVYATGARLAEKHMAGRPGFAEYCSRTSFFIPMPPRSG; encoded by the coding sequence GTGAACCTACTCGCCGTCACAGCGATCTCCCTGGCCACACTCGCAATCGTGCACGGGGCGACGTTTGTGATCGGCCGACACCTCGGGCGGTACAACGTCGTCGACGTGGCATGGGGCGTCGGGTTCATCGTGGTTGCCGCAGTCAGCGCCGTTCTCGGAACCGGCGACCCCTTCCGGCGCATCCTGCTGTTGGTACTCATCACGCTGTGGGCGGGCCGGTTGTCGTGGCACATGGTGCTCAAGTCCGCGGGCAAGGGCGAAGATCCGCGCTATCAGGAGCTGCTGGGTGGCGACTATTCGGTCGGCCACGTGCTGCGCAAGGTGTTCGTGATCCAGGGAGCGGCAACCTGGTTCGTTTCACTGCCGGTGCAGCTGTCCTCGACCTTGGGGCCGACGCCGGCAGCTCTACGACCGGTCCTGATTGCGGGCGTCGCCATCTGGGCTGTCGGGCTGGCCTTCGAGGCAGTGGGCGACCACCAGCTGCGCCGGTTCAAATCCGACCCGGCCCACCGGGGCGCGATCATGGACCGCGGATTGTGGGCCTGGACCCGCCATCCGAACTATTTCGGCGACAGCTGCGTGTGGTGGGGGCTGTGGCTGGTGACCATCTGCAGCTGGCTGTCGCTCGCCACGGTGCTGTCCCCGGTATTGATGACGTATTTCCTGGTGTACGCAACGGGAGCCCGATTGGCTGAGAAACATATGGCAGGCCGGCCGGGCTTTGCGGAATACTGCTCGCGCACTTCGTTTTTCATACCGATGCCACCGAGATCTGGATAA
- a CDS encoding sigma-70 family RNA polymerase sigma factor has translation MTAELDALLRRVARRDVDAFAELYDHTRSRVFGLVTQVLRDPGYSEETTQDIYLQVWRSADSYDPTAGSPMAWLMTLAHRRAVDRVRAEQAATRRESRYGATSVDPPADHVADSVITQDEQRRVAECLSSLTDAQRECIHLAYYDGLTYSQVSQRLAANLATVKSRMRDALRGLRNCLGAA, from the coding sequence GTGACCGCCGAACTCGACGCGTTGCTGCGGCGGGTGGCCCGACGCGATGTCGACGCCTTCGCCGAACTGTACGACCACACACGGTCGCGGGTCTTCGGCTTGGTCACTCAGGTACTGCGGGACCCGGGGTACAGCGAGGAAACCACCCAGGACATCTACCTGCAAGTGTGGCGCTCTGCGGACAGCTATGACCCGACGGCCGGATCGCCGATGGCCTGGCTGATGACACTCGCCCACCGACGGGCAGTCGACCGGGTGCGTGCTGAACAAGCTGCCACCCGGCGTGAGTCCCGATACGGCGCCACCAGCGTCGATCCGCCCGCCGACCATGTCGCAGACTCCGTGATCACTCAGGACGAACAGCGCCGGGTGGCTGAATGCCTCTCGTCGCTGACCGATGCCCAGCGCGAGTGCATCCACCTCGCCTACTACGACGGGCTGACCTACAGCCAGGTCTCTCAACGGCTGGCGGCCAATCTTGCCACCGTCAAATCGCGAATGCGCGACGCACTCCGTGGCCTGCGCAATTGTCTGGGGGCGGCATGA
- the hchA gene encoding glyoxalase III HchA, which produces MSQTTDDLSKIPTPDRTEDNAFFPSPYSLSQYTSARTDFAGVEHEGAYTEGRWKVLMIATEERYVLCQNGKMFSTGNHPVETLLPLHHLMQTGFDVDVATICGYPVKLELWAMPHEDQAVLSTYEALKPKLKQPLKLSEVVTDLHASSDYLAVFIPGGHGAVVGLPGSDAVGQTLNWALDHGRFIVTLCHGPAALLAAGLGKSQSPFTGYSVCVFPDSLDEGANIDIGYLPGRLQWLVADLLAKQGLTVVNDEMAGTVHQDRRLLTGDSPLASDALGKLAANCLLDALGREHQP; this is translated from the coding sequence ATGTCACAGACCACAGATGACCTCAGCAAGATCCCCACCCCCGATCGGACCGAGGACAACGCCTTCTTCCCGTCGCCGTACTCGTTGAGTCAGTACACCTCGGCCAGAACCGACTTCGCCGGTGTGGAACACGAGGGCGCCTATACCGAGGGCCGGTGGAAGGTGCTGATGATCGCCACCGAAGAGCGATATGTGTTGTGCCAGAACGGAAAGATGTTCTCCACCGGCAACCATCCGGTGGAGACGCTGCTGCCGCTGCACCATCTGATGCAGACCGGGTTCGACGTCGACGTCGCGACCATCTGCGGGTACCCGGTCAAGCTGGAGTTGTGGGCCATGCCCCACGAAGACCAAGCCGTGTTGTCGACCTATGAGGCCCTCAAGCCCAAACTCAAACAACCCCTCAAGCTGTCCGAGGTGGTCACTGATCTGCATGCATCCTCGGACTACCTGGCGGTGTTCATTCCGGGCGGTCACGGCGCCGTCGTCGGACTTCCGGGCAGCGACGCGGTGGGTCAGACGCTGAACTGGGCGTTGGACCACGGCCGGTTCATCGTCACGCTGTGCCATGGTCCGGCGGCACTGCTCGCCGCCGGACTCGGCAAGTCGCAGTCACCGTTCACCGGTTATTCGGTGTGCGTGTTCCCCGACTCGCTCGACGAGGGCGCCAACATCGACATCGGTTACCTGCCCGGGCGCCTGCAGTGGCTGGTCGCCGACCTGCTGGCCAAGCAGGGGCTCACCGTCGTCAACGACGAGATGGCCGGCACCGTGCATCAGGACCGCCGCCTGCTCACCGGCGACAGCCCGCTGGCCTCTGATGCGCTGGGCAAGTTGGCAGCCAATTGCCTGCTCGACGCGCTGGGGCGCGAACATCAGCCTTGA
- a CDS encoding DinB family protein → MTSTERPMPPMNADERTTLESWLEFYRATLALKCEGLNEEQLRSAPVPPSELTLLGLVQHAAEVERNWFRRVLTGEDAAPIFGPRDPDGHDGGFEVSSHPSFRDAVQIWQDEIKQARLNCATRELDGTAPFMGGKVSLRWIYIHMIAEYARHCGHADLVRERIDGHVGV, encoded by the coding sequence ATGACGTCGACGGAGCGGCCCATGCCGCCGATGAATGCCGATGAACGTACGACGCTGGAGAGCTGGCTGGAGTTCTATCGCGCCACGCTGGCGCTGAAATGTGAGGGCCTGAACGAGGAACAGCTGCGGTCGGCCCCGGTGCCGCCGTCGGAGCTGACCTTGCTGGGTCTGGTCCAGCACGCCGCCGAAGTGGAACGGAACTGGTTTCGCCGGGTACTGACGGGCGAGGACGCGGCACCGATCTTCGGACCGCGCGACCCTGACGGCCATGACGGGGGCTTCGAGGTGTCGTCACACCCGTCGTTCCGCGACGCGGTACAGATCTGGCAGGACGAGATCAAACAGGCCCGTCTCAACTGTGCGACGCGAGAACTCGACGGCACCGCGCCATTCATGGGCGGCAAGGTCAGCTTGCGTTGGATCTACATCCACATGATCGCCGAGTATGCCCGCCATTGCGGACACGCAGATCTGGTCCGCGAGCGCATCGACGGGCACGTCGGCGTCTGA